A section of the Gloeobacter violaceus PCC 7421 genome encodes:
- the moaC gene encoding cyclic pyranopterin monophosphate synthase MoaC: MAVRMEAIWRSFRLQPLSHIDGTGEARMVDVTAKQASERVAVAEARVCMAAGTLEAILAGNTPKGDVLATARIAGIMAAKRTGDLIPLCHPLPIGAVHIEITPQSEPPGFCLQATVKTRASTGVEMEALTAAAVAALTLYDMAKALQKDMTIEGVRLMRKSGGRSGDYVREPEP; the protein is encoded by the coding sequence ATGGCCGTTAGGATGGAGGCGATTTGGCGGAGTTTTCGTTTGCAGCCGCTTTCCCACATCGATGGCACCGGCGAGGCCCGTATGGTAGACGTCACGGCCAAGCAAGCCAGTGAGCGCGTCGCCGTCGCTGAGGCGAGGGTGTGCATGGCGGCAGGCACGCTCGAGGCGATTTTGGCGGGCAACACCCCCAAGGGGGATGTGCTTGCCACCGCCCGCATCGCCGGGATCATGGCCGCCAAGCGCACGGGCGATTTGATTCCGCTGTGCCACCCACTGCCCATCGGCGCGGTGCACATCGAGATCACCCCCCAGAGCGAGCCGCCCGGATTCTGCCTGCAGGCGACCGTCAAGACCCGGGCTTCGACCGGCGTCGAGATGGAGGCGCTCACCGCCGCTGCCGTCGCGGCCCTCACCCTCTACGACATGGCCAAGGCTCTACAAAAGGACATGACCATCGAAGGGGTGCGGCTGATGCGCAAATCCGGGGGCCGCTCCGGCGATTACGTGCGCGAGCCTGAACCCTAA
- a CDS encoding DUF1815 family protein, translating to MFYRLSEQYRYFVRDLIVNLQALSIVMERRGYLVSCYTCGEEADSACFMVSMGNEMIRFLVSDQGIVWTEICDDAELVRLEGAEAIARLQELADLIKQGLMEPAQPLSAPLPSL from the coding sequence GTGTTCTACAGATTGTCCGAGCAGTACCGCTATTTTGTTCGCGACCTGATCGTCAATTTGCAGGCACTTTCGATCGTCATGGAGCGCCGGGGTTATCTGGTCTCCTGCTACACCTGCGGCGAGGAGGCCGACAGTGCCTGCTTCATGGTGAGCATGGGCAATGAGATGATCCGCTTTTTGGTGTCCGATCAGGGCATCGTCTGGACCGAAATTTGCGACGACGCGGAACTGGTGCGCCTGGAGGGGGCCGAGGCGATTGCCAGGTTGCAGGAGTTGGCGGATCTGATCAAACAGGGATTGATGGAGCCCGCTCAGCCGCTTTCGGCGCCCCTGCCTTCCCTATAA
- a CDS encoding PspA/IM30 family protein — protein MSRSGPKGFVYWLFGERAGRVIVGFWNWLWGRPVEQGGDMSVKVAEQAYRDIQLSVKRLTEAVATQVSAYRRAQQLYQQKVREYQTLEQQALMAKRQGQMDLARQALSKALAVEQILPELQDRVQKAEQYAEAARARLAKEQLQLEEYKSRLQNLKDLNEINNALATMARVSDQYNIDSARSQFEQASSAVQRKKFQVEALNELAENPAQKVEDDLKQLSLDAELDRRLGSLGEPSNPPLRLPERENESDRRQD, from the coding sequence ATGAGCAGGTCAGGTCCAAAGGGCTTTGTCTACTGGTTGTTCGGGGAGCGCGCCGGCCGGGTCATCGTCGGCTTCTGGAACTGGCTGTGGGGCCGGCCGGTCGAGCAGGGCGGAGACATGTCGGTCAAAGTGGCCGAGCAGGCTTACCGCGACATCCAGCTTTCAGTCAAGCGGCTGACCGAGGCGGTGGCCACCCAGGTGAGTGCCTACCGCCGCGCCCAGCAGCTCTACCAGCAAAAAGTGCGCGAGTATCAAACCCTTGAGCAGCAGGCACTGATGGCCAAGCGCCAGGGGCAGATGGATCTGGCACGCCAGGCGCTCAGCAAAGCGCTCGCTGTCGAGCAGATCCTCCCGGAGTTGCAAGATCGAGTCCAAAAAGCCGAGCAGTACGCCGAGGCGGCCCGCGCCCGCCTTGCCAAAGAGCAGCTGCAGCTTGAGGAATATAAGTCGCGCCTGCAGAACCTCAAAGACCTCAACGAGATCAATAACGCCCTCGCCACGATGGCCCGGGTGAGTGACCAGTACAATATCGACTCGGCCCGCTCGCAGTTCGAGCAGGCGAGCTCCGCCGTGCAGCGCAAAAAATTTCAGGTCGAAGCCCTAAACGAACTGGCCGAGAACCCGGCTCAAAAAGTCGAAGACGACCTCAAGCAACTCTCCCTCGATGCCGAACTCGACCGCCGCCTCGGTTCCTTGGGCGAGCCGTCCAACCCGCCTTTGAGGCTGCCCGAGCGCGAAAACGAATCCGACCGCCGCCAGGACTGA
- a CDS encoding DUF2949 domain-containing protein, with the protein MGSEQKELERYLLNNGIVNRRELELAKKVQRAQQGPLPILLWQLSFITLVQLGALLDWSGQLS; encoded by the coding sequence GTGGGCAGCGAGCAAAAAGAGTTAGAGCGATACTTGCTCAACAACGGCATCGTCAACCGGCGGGAGCTGGAGCTGGCCAAGAAGGTGCAGCGTGCCCAGCAGGGACCGCTGCCGATCTTGCTTTGGCAGTTGAGCTTTATCACGCTGGTCCAGTTGGGCGCCCTGCTCGACTGGAGCGGTCAACTTTCATAA
- a CDS encoding GNAT family N-acetyltransferase, whose translation MLIRPVHYRDLDSVRRLYDQTSGGAAFASQDVLQPLRGIHRLYGPVKLLSLFRNPMQHVFCLHVAQLEGQIVGLVQVRPVNVGYTTWQVEHIAVADDVRGQGIDTQLLSHVFEYYRPEARNWMAEVDIHNRQALALYRQNGFQSLAQLCYWQISPAVLADLARCEKPPLNFFKPVSNADAALMCQLDTATMPPIVRQIFDRHPSDFHRSVVTRTFEAAVRSFNQTLRVAQFVYEPQRKAAIGSFELILSTTGLLPHRAHLLVHPAYTWLYPQLAVHIAGILQNYPAQALQVVSTDYQPEREEFLNSIAAEDIERRLLMSRSTWPKVRETRNLLEGLQLKDMLPGFSLGNKQPLPEPFQRSENNRDQEPPSTTGWR comes from the coding sequence ATGCTCATCCGCCCCGTTCACTACCGCGACCTCGACTCGGTTCGCAGGCTTTACGACCAGACCAGCGGCGGTGCGGCCTTTGCCAGTCAGGATGTGCTTCAGCCCTTGCGGGGCATCCACCGCCTGTACGGCCCGGTGAAACTTTTGAGTCTGTTCCGCAACCCGATGCAGCATGTCTTCTGCCTGCACGTCGCTCAGCTCGAAGGGCAGATTGTCGGGTTAGTGCAGGTGCGTCCGGTCAACGTCGGCTACACCACCTGGCAGGTCGAGCACATTGCCGTGGCGGATGATGTGCGCGGCCAGGGCATCGACACGCAGCTGCTCAGCCATGTTTTTGAGTACTACCGGCCCGAGGCGCGCAATTGGATGGCCGAAGTCGACATCCACAACCGCCAGGCCCTGGCTCTCTATCGCCAGAACGGTTTTCAGTCGCTGGCACAGCTGTGTTACTGGCAGATTTCGCCCGCGGTGCTGGCGGATCTGGCCCGCTGCGAGAAGCCGCCGCTCAATTTCTTCAAGCCGGTGAGCAACGCCGATGCGGCCTTGATGTGCCAGCTCGATACCGCCACCATGCCGCCCATCGTCCGCCAAATTTTTGATCGCCACCCGAGCGATTTTCACCGCAGTGTCGTCACCCGCACCTTCGAGGCGGCGGTGCGCTCGTTCAACCAGACCCTGCGCGTCGCCCAGTTCGTCTATGAGCCCCAGCGCAAGGCGGCCATCGGCAGCTTCGAACTGATTCTCTCGACGACCGGGCTGCTGCCGCACCGTGCCCATTTGCTGGTGCACCCCGCCTACACCTGGCTCTATCCGCAGCTGGCCGTCCACATTGCGGGCATCTTGCAAAATTACCCGGCCCAGGCGCTGCAGGTGGTCTCGACCGACTACCAGCCGGAGCGCGAAGAATTTCTCAATTCGATCGCGGCGGAAGATATCGAGCGCCGTTTGCTGATGTCGCGCTCGACCTGGCCCAAGGTGCGCGAGACGCGCAATCTGCTCGAAGGACTGCAGCTCAAGGACATGCTGCCGGGCTTCTCGCTGGGCAACAAGCAGCCTTTGCCCGAGCCTTTTCAGCGCTCCGAAAACAACCGCGACCAGGAGCCCCCTTCGACGACGGGCTGGCGATGA
- the hisG gene encoding ATP phosphoribosyltransferase, which translates to MNITIALPKGALLKGTIARLQAIGIDFGEFLEGSNRLLRLEDRSGRYEGLLVRAQDVPVYVAYGQAQVGIVGFDVLKEKQLPVAQVADLGFGYCRMSVAVKSDSPYRSVQDLPAHCRVASKFTTCARSYFEERELPVELIPLYGSVELAPLTGMAEAIVDLVSTGRTLKDNGLVELEKIFDSTARLIAHPLSYRLGRVGLHELLGQIRTAAVPA; encoded by the coding sequence ATGAATATCACTATCGCCTTACCCAAAGGGGCCTTGCTCAAGGGTACGATCGCCCGCCTGCAGGCTATCGGCATCGACTTTGGCGAATTTCTCGAAGGCTCCAACCGGTTGTTGCGCCTTGAAGATCGTTCGGGCCGCTACGAGGGTCTGCTGGTGCGCGCCCAGGATGTGCCGGTGTACGTCGCCTACGGCCAGGCCCAGGTGGGGATAGTGGGTTTTGACGTCCTCAAAGAAAAGCAACTGCCCGTCGCCCAGGTGGCGGATCTCGGGTTTGGCTACTGCCGCATGTCGGTGGCAGTCAAAAGTGACAGCCCCTACCGCAGTGTGCAGGATCTGCCCGCCCACTGCCGGGTGGCCTCCAAATTCACCACCTGCGCCAGGAGCTACTTCGAGGAGCGGGAACTGCCCGTGGAGCTGATTCCCCTCTACGGCTCGGTGGAACTTGCCCCGCTCACCGGCATGGCCGAGGCGATCGTGGACCTGGTGTCCACGGGCCGCACCCTCAAGGACAACGGCCTAGTCGAACTCGAAAAAATCTTCGACAGCACCGCCCGGCTGATTGCCCATCCGCTCAGCTACCGGCTGGGACGGGTGGGCCTGCACGAACTATTGGGGCAGATCCGGACGGCGGCGGTCCCGGCCTAG
- a CDS encoding class I SAM-dependent methyltransferase: MPAYRWFAAAFGALLLVSCGPRLVTAQTERPVSEPYTGSTNIFEYPGRDQRLQIDRVMDELQIQAGKTVADIGAGGGWFAVRAARRVRPGGRVYAVEINDQFLETIATRARREGYDNIETVLGEPGDPKLPKASVDAVLLLKTYHEVADPVALLKNTRLALKPGGLVGIIDRNGTGGDHGLDRSVVIKEAKIAGFELVRSFDFVKADEQDYFLIFKATAS, encoded by the coding sequence GTGCCTGCTTACCGTTGGTTCGCCGCCGCCTTTGGGGCGTTGCTGCTTGTTTCTTGCGGTCCGCGCCTGGTGACCGCCCAGACCGAGCGTCCCGTGAGCGAACCTTACACCGGCAGCACGAACATTTTTGAGTACCCGGGTCGCGACCAGCGCCTGCAGATTGATCGCGTCATGGACGAGCTGCAGATCCAAGCGGGCAAGACCGTCGCCGACATCGGCGCGGGGGGCGGCTGGTTTGCCGTGCGCGCCGCCCGGCGCGTCCGTCCGGGGGGCAGGGTCTACGCCGTCGAAATCAATGACCAATTTCTCGAAACGATCGCGACGCGCGCCCGGCGCGAGGGCTACGACAATATCGAGACGGTGCTCGGCGAACCCGGCGACCCGAAACTGCCCAAGGCGAGCGTCGATGCCGTGCTGCTCCTCAAGACCTACCACGAGGTGGCCGACCCGGTGGCCCTGCTCAAGAACACCCGCCTTGCCCTCAAACCCGGCGGCCTGGTCGGGATTATCGACCGCAACGGCACCGGCGGCGACCACGGCCTCGATCGCAGCGTCGTGATCAAAGAAGCCAAGATCGCCGGATTCGAACTGGTGCGCAGCTTCGACTTTGTCAAAGCCGACGAGCAGGACTACTTTTTGATCTTCAAAGCCACAGCCTCATAA
- a CDS encoding YajQ family cyclic di-GMP-binding protein has translation MAAQTYSFDVVSDFDRQELVNAVDQALREINSRYDLKDTKSEIALEEEQIVINTASELSLNAIYDVLCTKAAKRNLSLKIFAPGKVESASGNRVRQSVALQRGLSQELAKQITKLIRDNTKTTPQIQGDAVRVSSKSRDDLQTVIQLLKSQDYPVPLQFTNYR, from the coding sequence ATGGCTGCCCAAACCTATTCATTCGATGTGGTCTCCGATTTTGACCGCCAGGAGCTGGTCAACGCCGTCGACCAAGCCCTGCGCGAGATCAACAGCCGCTACGACCTCAAAGACACCAAGTCCGAAATCGCCCTCGAAGAGGAGCAGATCGTCATCAACACCGCGAGCGAACTGAGCCTCAACGCCATCTACGACGTGCTTTGCACCAAGGCCGCCAAGCGCAACCTGTCGCTGAAGATTTTTGCGCCGGGCAAGGTGGAGAGCGCCTCGGGCAACCGGGTACGCCAGAGCGTCGCGTTGCAGCGCGGCCTCAGCCAGGAGTTGGCCAAGCAGATCACCAAGCTCATCCGCGACAACACCAAGACCACCCCGCAGATACAGGGGGACGCCGTCCGGGTGAGCAGCAAGAGCCGCGACGATCTGCAGACGGTCATCCAGCTGCTCAAAAGCCAGGACTATCCGGTGCCGCTGCAGTTTACCAACTACCGTTGA
- a CDS encoding thioredoxin domain-containing protein: MKRRALAGALAAAVAGWPVTASTGKPQLLEFWASWCGVCRAMEPTMAALKERWGKQVDIRIVDVDEPENAALVRRYKIFGTATFVLLDGRGKEAYRGSGQIPQTVFESEFKKVL, encoded by the coding sequence ATGAAACGCAGAGCGCTGGCGGGGGCTTTGGCGGCGGCGGTGGCGGGGTGGCCCGTGACGGCCAGTACCGGCAAGCCGCAACTGCTCGAATTTTGGGCTTCGTGGTGCGGCGTATGCCGGGCCATGGAGCCGACGATGGCGGCTCTGAAGGAGCGCTGGGGCAAGCAGGTGGATATCCGCATCGTCGATGTGGACGAACCCGAGAATGCCGCCCTGGTGCGCCGGTACAAGATTTTCGGAACGGCGACTTTTGTGTTGCTCGACGGTCGGGGCAAAGAAGCCTACCGCGGCAGCGGTCAGATTCCCCAGACGGTTTTCGAGTCCGAGTTCAAAAAAGTGCTTTGA
- a CDS encoding peroxiredoxin, whose protein sequence is MRKLLLKSSLLFALLLAGPQAALLAAPRVGEAAPAFELPVAAGKKISLKDFQGKWLVLYFYPKDMTSGCTIEAQRFQKDLAQYKQLGAEIVGVSADALDSHSMFSKKEGLTFLLASDVGGKVAQAYDSWYGLGDMGMAARNTYLIDPQGRVAKVFSNVDPTGHSREVLSTLKQIQAKAQR, encoded by the coding sequence ATGCGTAAATTGCTGCTGAAATCCTCTTTGCTCTTTGCTCTCCTGCTCGCAGGTCCACAGGCGGCCCTGCTGGCTGCTCCCCGGGTGGGCGAGGCCGCTCCCGCCTTCGAGCTGCCGGTGGCGGCGGGTAAAAAAATCTCGCTCAAAGACTTCCAGGGCAAGTGGCTGGTGCTCTACTTCTACCCCAAGGACATGACCAGCGGCTGCACCATCGAGGCGCAGCGCTTTCAAAAAGACTTGGCCCAGTACAAGCAGCTGGGCGCCGAGATTGTCGGAGTGAGCGCCGACGCCCTCGACTCCCACAGCATGTTCAGCAAAAAAGAGGGTCTCACCTTCTTGCTCGCCTCCGACGTGGGAGGAAAGGTGGCCCAGGCCTACGACTCCTGGTACGGCCTGGGCGATATGGGCATGGCGGCCCGCAACACCTACCTCATCGACCCCCAGGGGCGGGTGGCGAAGGTCTTCTCCAATGTCGACCCGACCGGCCATAGCCGGGAGGTGCTCTCCACCCTCAAGCAAATCCAAGCCAAGGCACAGCGCTGA